The following are encoded together in the Glycine soja cultivar W05 chromosome 5, ASM419377v2, whole genome shotgun sequence genome:
- the LOC114412113 gene encoding AT-hook motif nuclear-localized protein 1-like — MEASGGVSSGVTVVGSDAPSDYHVAPRTDNPAPASGSTTQIPATAGSALSPSHPPHTAAMEAYPATMPAKKKRGRPRKYAPDGSVTMALSPKPISSSAPLPPVIDFSSEKRGKIKPASSVSKAKFELENLGEWVACSVGANFTPHIITVNSGEDVTMKVISFSQQGPRAICILSANGVISSVTLRQPDSSGGTLTYEGRFEILSLSGSFMPNESGGTRSRSGGMSVSLASPDGRVVGGGVAGLLVAASPVQVVVGSFLAGNQHEQKPRKQKHEVISSVTPAAVVPISTLDPVSILSAASSIRNDNWSAMPAEAKDKPADINVSLPAG; from the exons ATGGAGGCCAGTGGCGGTGTTAGCAGCGGCGTTACGGTGGTGGGATCGGATGCTCCGTCGGACTACCATGTAGCTCCGAGGACCGACAACCCGGCTCCCGCAAGCGGATCCACGACGCAGATTCCTGCGACGGCGGGGAGTGCTCTGTCGCCGTCACATCCGCCTCACACGGCGGCGATGGAGGCGTATCCGGCGACGATGCCAGCGAAGAAGAAGAGGGGCCGGCCGAGAAAGTACGCACCGGACGGGTCGGTGACCATGGCGCTGTCTCCGAAGCCGATATCTTCCTCCGCTCCGTTGCCGCCGGTGATCGATTTCTCGTCGGAGAAGCGCGGAAAAATAAAACCAGCTAGCTCCGTGAGCAAAGCCAAATTCGAGTTGGAGAATTTAG gTGAATGGGTTGCATGCTCAGTTGGTGCTAATTTTACTCCCCATATCATCACTGTTAATTCTGGAGAG gATGTTACTATGAAGGTAATATCATTTTCTCAGCAAGGACCTCGAGCTATATGCATTCTTTCAGCTAATGGTGTCATATCAAGTGTCACACTTCGTCAGCCCGATTCTTCTGGGGGCACATTGACATATGAG GGACGGTTTGAGATTCTGTCATTGTCTGGCTCATTCATGCCCAATGAAAGTGGAGGAACACGAAGCAGATCCGGTGGCATGAGTGTATCTTTGGCTAGCCCTGATGGACGTGTTGTAGGTGGCGGAGTAGCTGGTCTGTTGGTGGCTGCAAGTCCTGTGCAG GTAGTGGTAGGAAGTTTTCTGGCAGGAAACCAACATGAGCAGAAGCCAAGAAAACAGAAACACGAGGTTATATCAAGTGTGACACCAGCTGCAGTTGTTCCAATCTCTACACTTGATCCAGTATCAATTCTATCAGCAGCGTCTTCCATCCGCAACGATAATTGGTCTGCTATGCCGGCAGAGGCCAAGGATAAGCCAGCTGACATTAACGTGTCGCTTCCTGCAGGGTAA